The following coding sequences lie in one Amycolatopsis cihanbeyliensis genomic window:
- the nuoL gene encoding NADH-quinone oxidoreductase subunit L, with the protein MITSSWLLVAFPALGALILLVGGKRTNGWGHLLGCATVLASFAYGLAMFFSSSFDGARDVALYSWIPVEALQIDFGLRVDPLAVTFVLLITGVGSLIHIYSIGYMAEDDDRRRFFGYLNLFVAAMLILVLGNSFVTLYLGWEGVGLASYLLIGWYTDRPSAATAAKKAFLMNRVGDVGLAIAIFLMWKHIGSTNYAEVFAGVDQVSTGVVTAIALLLLLGACGKSGQFPLQAWLPDAMEGPTPVSALIHAATMVTAGVYLIARSGPIFNLTPTGQLVVTIVGALTLLIGCVIGCAYDDIKKVLAYSTVSQIGYMMLAVGLGPFGYALGITHLLTHGFFKAGLFLGAGSVMHGMNDEVNMRKFGGLYKRMPITFATFGLGYLAIIGFPFLSGFYSKDAIIEAAFGQEGWRGWIFGGAALLGAGITGFYMTRLVLMTFFGKERWRTIKSSDGRDFHPHESPPVMTGPMIVLAFGSVAAGFLFTQGDALVEWLTPSLGALQESEHGVLPHSVIPILTVGLSALGVLLAWLLFGRRDTAVERSENVPAVVRAARNDLYGNALNENLVARPGLWLSRASVYLDNRGVDGAVNGLAALLGGGSGRLRRMQTGFVRSYALSMLGGSFLLVAALLLVRFV; encoded by the coding sequence TTGATCACATCATCGTGGCTGCTGGTCGCCTTCCCGGCGCTCGGTGCGCTCATCCTGCTGGTCGGTGGTAAACGCACCAACGGCTGGGGGCACCTGCTCGGTTGCGCCACCGTCCTCGCGTCCTTCGCCTACGGCCTGGCGATGTTCTTCTCCAGCTCCTTCGACGGCGCCCGGGATGTCGCGCTGTACTCCTGGATTCCGGTCGAGGCGCTGCAGATCGACTTCGGGCTACGGGTCGACCCGCTCGCGGTGACCTTCGTGCTGCTGATCACCGGTGTGGGTTCGCTGATCCACATCTACTCGATCGGCTACATGGCGGAGGACGACGACCGGCGTCGCTTCTTCGGCTACCTGAACCTGTTCGTCGCCGCGATGCTGATCCTGGTGCTCGGCAACAGCTTCGTGACGCTCTACCTCGGCTGGGAGGGCGTGGGGCTCGCGTCGTACCTGCTGATCGGTTGGTACACCGACCGGCCCTCGGCGGCCACCGCGGCGAAGAAGGCCTTCCTGATGAACCGGGTCGGCGATGTCGGCCTGGCGATCGCGATCTTCCTGATGTGGAAGCACATCGGCAGCACGAACTACGCCGAGGTGTTCGCGGGTGTCGACCAGGTGTCCACCGGGGTCGTCACCGCGATCGCCCTGCTGCTGTTGCTCGGCGCCTGCGGTAAGTCCGGCCAGTTCCCGCTGCAGGCCTGGCTCCCGGACGCGATGGAGGGCCCGACCCCGGTCTCCGCGCTGATCCACGCCGCGACCATGGTCACCGCGGGCGTGTACCTGATCGCCCGATCCGGTCCGATCTTCAATCTCACCCCGACCGGGCAGCTGGTGGTCACCATCGTCGGCGCGCTGACGTTGCTGATCGGCTGCGTGATCGGGTGTGCCTACGACGACATCAAGAAGGTGCTGGCGTACTCCACGGTGAGCCAGATCGGCTACATGATGCTCGCCGTGGGTCTCGGGCCGTTCGGCTACGCACTGGGCATCACCCACCTGCTCACCCACGGCTTCTTCAAGGCGGGTCTGTTCCTCGGGGCCGGTTCGGTCATGCACGGCATGAACGACGAGGTGAACATGCGCAAGTTCGGCGGGCTGTACAAGCGGATGCCGATCACTTTCGCCACCTTCGGCCTCGGCTACCTCGCGATCATCGGGTTCCCTTTCCTTTCCGGGTTCTACTCCAAGGACGCGATCATCGAGGCCGCGTTCGGCCAGGAGGGCTGGCGCGGCTGGATCTTCGGTGGCGCGGCGCTGCTCGGTGCCGGGATCACCGGCTTCTACATGACCCGCCTGGTGCTGATGACCTTCTTCGGCAAGGAGCGCTGGCGGACGATCAAATCCAGCGACGGCAGGGATTTCCACCCGCACGAGTCGCCCCCGGTGATGACCGGCCCGATGATCGTGCTCGCCTTCGGCTCGGTCGCGGCCGGGTTCCTGTTCACCCAGGGCGACGCGTTGGTGGAATGGCTGACCCCCTCCCTCGGCGCGCTGCAGGAGTCCGAGCACGGCGTGCTGCCGCATTCGGTGATCCCGATCCTCACCGTGGGGCTGTCCGCGCTGGGCGTGCTGCTGGCCTGGCTGCTGTTCGGCAGGCGGGACACCGCGGTGGAGCGTTCGGAGAACGTCCCGGCCGTGGTCCGGGCCGCACGTAACGACCTGTACGGCAACGCGCTGAACGAGAATCTGGTCGCCCGGCCCGGCCTGTGGCTCTCCCGCGCCTCGGTCTACCTGGACAACCGCGGGGTGGACGGCGCGGTGAACGGGCTGGCCGCGTTGCTCGGCGGCGGTTCCGGCAGGCTGCGCCGGATGCAGACCGGGTTCGTCCGCTCCTACGCGCTGTCCATGCTGGGCGGCTCCTTCCTGCTCGTCGCCGCCCTGCTGCTGGTGAGGTTCGTATGA
- the nuoK gene encoding NADH-quinone oxidoreductase subunit NuoK, with product MTPTYYLLLSALLFAIGAVGVLVRRNAIVVFMCIELMLNAVNLSLVTFARINGSIDGQVMAFFVMVVAAAEVVVGLAIIMAIFRTRRSASIDDTNLLKY from the coding sequence GTGACCCCGACCTACTACCTGCTGCTGTCCGCGCTGCTGTTCGCGATCGGCGCGGTCGGCGTGCTGGTGCGCCGCAACGCCATCGTGGTGTTCATGTGCATCGAGCTGATGCTGAACGCGGTGAACCTGTCGCTGGTCACCTTCGCGCGGATCAACGGTTCCATCGACGGGCAGGTGATGGCGTTCTTCGTGATGGTGGTCGCCGCGGCCGAGGTGGTCGTCGGGCTTGCCATCATCATGGCGATCTTCCGTACCCGGCGATCGGCCTCGATCGACGACACCAACCTGCTGAAGTACTAG
- a CDS encoding NADH-quinone oxidoreductase subunit J, producing MIAPFLAQAPMEAAVSTGEAVAFWVLGPVALAGALAMIFARNAVHSVLWLALTMLSLGVIYMVQQAQFLGFTQIIVYTGAVMMLFLFVLMLAGRDSSDSVVEVLRGQRLAASVLGIGMAVLFAAALTRSLADVTPAVPPDPGSPEGGGAGGLGRLIFTDYLFPFELTAALLIVSGMGAMVLSFTDRHTKGGKRSQRELVEARFRGEYERRSPKPGPGVFATSHTVATPALLPDGSVAPESLSRLIESTAAEHLEPGRRRVAGEEPEPGARSLVGGKPAEDTDEGESK from the coding sequence ATGATCGCGCCGTTTCTCGCGCAGGCGCCGATGGAGGCCGCCGTGTCCACCGGCGAGGCGGTCGCCTTCTGGGTGCTCGGCCCGGTCGCGCTGGCCGGCGCGCTGGCCATGATCTTCGCCCGCAACGCCGTCCACTCGGTGCTGTGGCTGGCGCTCACCATGCTGTCGCTGGGCGTGATCTACATGGTGCAGCAGGCGCAGTTCCTCGGGTTCACCCAGATCATCGTGTACACCGGCGCGGTGATGATGCTGTTCCTGTTCGTGCTGATGCTCGCCGGCAGGGACAGCTCCGACTCGGTGGTCGAGGTGCTACGCGGCCAGCGGCTGGCCGCCTCCGTGCTCGGCATCGGGATGGCGGTGCTGTTCGCCGCCGCGCTGACCCGCTCGCTGGCCGATGTCACCCCTGCCGTGCCGCCGGACCCCGGCAGCCCGGAGGGCGGCGGTGCCGGCGGGCTGGGCAGGTTGATCTTCACCGACTACCTGTTCCCGTTCGAGCTGACCGCCGCGCTGCTGATCGTCTCCGGGATGGGTGCGATGGTGCTGTCGTTCACCGACCGGCACACCAAGGGCGGCAAGCGGTCCCAGCGCGAGCTGGTCGAGGCCCGCTTCCGCGGCGAGTACGAGCGGCGCTCGCCCAAGCCCGGTCCCGGGGTGTTCGCCACCTCGCATACCGTGGCCACCCCGGCACTGCTGCCGGACGGTTCGGTGGCCCCGGAGTCGCTGTCCCGGCTGATCGAGTCCACCGCCGCCGAGCACCTGGAACCGGGGCGCAGGCGGGTCGCGGGCGAGGAACCGGAACCGGGCGCGCGCTCGCTGGTCGGGGGTAAACCCGCCGAGGACACCGACGAGGGGGAGAGCAAGTGA
- the nuoI gene encoding NADH-quinone oxidoreductase subunit NuoI, translating into MGLFDPVKGFGVTFATMFKKVATEEYPEIGAPAAPRYHGRHQLNRHPDGLEKCVGCELCAWACPADAIFVEGGDNTEEERYSPGERYGMDYQINYLRCIGCGLCVEACPTRSLTMINFYEIADDDRQRLIYTKEDLLAPLLPGMEQPPHPMRLGENEQDYYVNGPDLARGRGVPSGETVETSEEKAMQ; encoded by the coding sequence ATGGGACTGTTTGACCCCGTCAAGGGCTTTGGCGTCACTTTCGCCACGATGTTCAAGAAGGTGGCAACCGAGGAGTACCCGGAGATCGGTGCGCCCGCCGCGCCCCGGTACCACGGCAGGCACCAGCTCAACCGGCACCCGGACGGGCTGGAGAAGTGCGTCGGCTGCGAGCTGTGTGCCTGGGCCTGCCCCGCGGACGCGATCTTCGTCGAGGGCGGGGACAACACCGAGGAGGAGCGCTACTCCCCCGGGGAGCGCTACGGCATGGACTACCAGATCAACTACCTGCGCTGCATCGGCTGTGGTCTGTGCGTGGAAGCCTGCCCGACCCGGTCGCTCACGATGATCAATTTCTACGAGATCGCCGATGACGACCGGCAGCGGTTGATCTACACCAAGGAGGACCTGCTGGCGCCGCTGCTGCCCGGGATGGAGCAGCCGCCGCACCCGATGCGGCTGGGTGAGAACGAGCAGGACTACTACGTCAACGGTCCCGATCTCGCCCGCGGGCGCGGGGTCCCCTCCGGCGAGACCGTGGAGACCTCCGAAGAGAAGGCGATGCAATGA
- the nuoH gene encoding NADH-quinone oxidoreductase subunit NuoH — protein MSDPLFLAQAQDAASRAELLADDPWWLILLKAVVILLIGPVMTVFLIVWERKAMGRMQNRPGPNRVGPGGYFQSVADAIKLPFKEQVIPDSADRKVYFLAPVMSAVPALIGLGAIPFGPQVSIFGEQTVLQLVELPVSVLLILATSAIGVYGIVLAGWSSGSPYPLLGGLRSTAQVISYEIAMGLAILGVALYAQSLSLSEIVDAQQGGWYFYLLPASFLIFLVSMVGETNRAPFDLPEAESELVGGFHTEYSSMKFAMFFLAEYVNMVIVSAFCTTLFLGGWRAPWPLSTIGDGVLNTGFWPLLWFFAKVFLLLFGFIWLRGTLPRFRYDQFMKLGWKVLIPGGLIWFVLIAGIRAIRTDAEVTTGQILIIGGITIVVLVLLTLLLPEKRLPDDDSVPVTGSDYPLPPLDLKVPDTTPRRKALKAKERAARRETAAVGAGPRQEVGDDTTAGGDSEKEGPDHGTV, from the coding sequence GTGAGCGACCCGCTTTTCCTCGCGCAGGCGCAGGACGCGGCGAGCCGCGCCGAGCTGCTCGCCGACGACCCGTGGTGGCTGATCCTGCTCAAGGCCGTGGTGATCCTGCTGATCGGCCCGGTGATGACGGTCTTCCTGATCGTCTGGGAGCGCAAGGCCATGGGCCGGATGCAGAACCGGCCCGGCCCGAACCGGGTCGGGCCCGGCGGCTACTTCCAGTCCGTCGCGGACGCGATCAAGCTGCCGTTCAAGGAACAGGTCATCCCGGACAGCGCCGACCGCAAGGTCTACTTCCTCGCGCCGGTCATGTCCGCGGTGCCCGCGCTGATCGGGCTCGGTGCGATCCCGTTCGGCCCGCAGGTGTCCATCTTCGGTGAGCAGACCGTGCTGCAACTGGTCGAGCTGCCGGTGAGCGTGCTGCTGATCCTGGCCACCTCGGCGATCGGGGTGTACGGGATCGTGCTGGCCGGCTGGTCGTCCGGTTCGCCGTACCCGCTGCTCGGCGGGCTGCGGTCCACCGCGCAGGTGATCTCCTACGAGATCGCGATGGGACTGGCCATCCTCGGGGTCGCGCTGTACGCGCAGTCGCTGTCGCTGAGCGAGATCGTGGACGCGCAGCAGGGCGGCTGGTACTTCTACCTGCTGCCGGCCAGCTTCCTGATCTTCCTGGTCTCCATGGTCGGCGAGACCAACCGGGCGCCGTTCGACCTGCCGGAGGCCGAGTCCGAGCTGGTCGGCGGGTTCCACACCGAGTACAGCTCGATGAAGTTCGCCATGTTCTTCCTCGCCGAGTACGTCAACATGGTGATCGTCTCGGCGTTCTGCACCACGCTGTTCCTCGGTGGCTGGCGCGCGCCCTGGCCGCTGTCCACGATCGGCGACGGGGTGCTGAACACCGGCTTCTGGCCGCTGCTGTGGTTCTTCGCCAAGGTGTTCCTGCTGCTGTTCGGCTTCATCTGGCTGCGTGGCACGCTGCCGAGGTTCCGCTACGACCAGTTCATGAAGTTGGGCTGGAAGGTGCTCATCCCCGGCGGCCTGATCTGGTTCGTGCTGATCGCCGGTATCCGCGCGATCCGCACCGACGCCGAGGTCACCACCGGCCAGATCCTGATCATCGGCGGCATCACGATCGTGGTTCTGGTGCTGCTCACCCTGTTGCTGCCGGAGAAGCGGCTGCCGGACGACGACTCCGTGCCGGTCACCGGAAGCGACTACCCGCTGCCACCGCTGGACCTGAAGGTCCCGGACACCACGCCGCGCCGGAAGGCGCTCAAGGCCAAGGAAAGGGCGGCCAGGAGGGAGACGGCCGCGGTGGGGGCGGGCCCCCGGCAGGAGGTCGGAGACGACACCACCGCCGGAGGCGATTCCGAAAAGGAGGGTCCTGACCATGGGACTGTTTGA
- a CDS encoding NADH-quinone oxidoreductase subunit G: MTIAPEAKTDETPVPEGYVKLTIDGEEVIAPKGELLIRTAERLGTVIPRFCDHPLLDPAGACRQCLVEVEMNGRPMPKPQASCTMTVADGMVVKTQLTSAVADKAQQGVMELLLINHPLDCPICDKGGECPLQNQAMAHGRADSRFVDTKRTFPKPLPISSQVLLDRERCVLCQRCTRFSEQIAGDPFIDLLERGANQQIGTAETADVLDQAAHTSSGHPFHSYFSGNTIQICPVGALTSAQYRFRSRPFDLVSSPSVCEHCSSGCAERTDFRRGKLMRKLAGDDPEVNEEWICDKGRFAFRYTSATDRLRRPLVRDARTGELEETSWTEALRVAADGLAAARDAGGVGVLPGGRLTVEDAYAYTKFARLAMRTNDIDFRARAHSPEELDFLAAHVVGNTPEHVSFGALESAPVVLCVAFEPEEEAPVVFLRLRKAARDQGTKVVHLGQWSTPAVRKTFGELLACHPGGEAAAVEGIPHHAKDLDQQLATEGAVVLVGERAAEVPGLFSALHRLSARTGARLAWIPRRAGERGGLDTGALPTLLPGGRSVIDEQARAEVERAWGVAAGSLPAQPGRDTTGILSAAAAGELSGLLIGGVDPDDLPDPDLAREALAGGAFVVSLELMRSAVTERADVVLPIAPAAEKPGSYLNWEGRRREFDVTLEGTGALPDCRVLDTLAVEMDVDLFTQSAEAAASDLARLPARPRDSAAPDVPGLPQAAPGAGKAMLATWRQLLDHGSLQVDEPHLAGTARPVVARLSANTARSVGKRVTVSTERGSITLPVEVADLPDGVVWLPSNSDGSRVRVALGAGHGAEVSIAAGGAE; the protein is encoded by the coding sequence ATGACGATCGCGCCCGAAGCCAAGACCGACGAGACCCCGGTTCCCGAGGGGTACGTCAAGCTGACCATCGACGGCGAAGAGGTCATCGCGCCCAAGGGCGAGCTGCTCATCCGTACCGCGGAACGGCTCGGCACGGTCATCCCGCGGTTCTGCGACCACCCGCTGCTCGACCCGGCAGGCGCCTGCCGGCAGTGCCTGGTCGAGGTCGAGATGAACGGCAGGCCGATGCCGAAGCCGCAGGCCTCCTGCACGATGACCGTGGCCGACGGCATGGTGGTCAAGACCCAGCTCACCTCGGCGGTGGCGGACAAGGCGCAGCAGGGTGTGATGGAGCTGCTGCTGATCAACCACCCGCTGGACTGCCCGATCTGCGACAAGGGCGGGGAGTGCCCGCTGCAGAACCAGGCGATGGCGCACGGCCGCGCCGACTCCCGGTTCGTGGACACCAAGCGCACCTTTCCGAAGCCGTTGCCGATCTCCAGCCAGGTGCTGCTGGACCGGGAGCGCTGCGTGCTGTGCCAGCGCTGCACCCGGTTCTCCGAGCAGATCGCCGGCGATCCGTTCATCGACCTGCTGGAGCGCGGGGCGAACCAGCAGATCGGCACCGCCGAGACCGCCGACGTGCTGGACCAGGCCGCGCACACCAGCAGCGGGCACCCGTTCCACAGCTACTTCTCCGGCAACACCATCCAGATCTGCCCGGTCGGCGCGCTCACCAGCGCGCAGTACCGGTTCCGCTCCCGCCCGTTCGACCTGGTGTCCTCGCCCAGCGTGTGCGAGCACTGCTCCTCCGGCTGCGCCGAGCGCACCGACTTCCGGCGCGGCAAGCTGATGCGCAAGCTGGCCGGGGACGACCCCGAGGTCAACGAGGAGTGGATCTGCGACAAGGGCCGGTTCGCCTTCCGCTACACCAGCGCGACCGACCGGCTGCGCCGCCCGCTGGTGCGCGACGCGCGGACCGGTGAGCTGGAGGAGACGTCCTGGACCGAGGCGCTGCGGGTGGCGGCCGACGGCCTGGCCGCCGCTCGGGACGCCGGTGGGGTCGGCGTGCTGCCCGGCGGCAGGCTCACCGTCGAGGACGCCTACGCCTACACCAAGTTCGCCCGGCTGGCCATGCGCACCAACGACATCGACTTCCGGGCGCGGGCACACTCCCCCGAGGAGCTGGACTTCCTCGCCGCGCACGTGGTCGGTAACACCCCGGAACACGTCAGCTTCGGCGCACTGGAGTCCGCCCCGGTGGTGCTGTGCGTGGCCTTCGAGCCGGAGGAGGAGGCGCCGGTCGTCTTCCTGCGGCTGCGCAAGGCCGCGCGGGACCAGGGCACCAAGGTCGTCCACCTCGGGCAGTGGAGCACCCCCGCCGTGCGCAAGACCTTCGGCGAGCTGCTCGCCTGCCACCCCGGTGGCGAGGCGGCCGCGGTCGAGGGCATCCCGCACCACGCCAAGGACCTGGACCAGCAGCTTGCCACCGAGGGCGCGGTGGTGCTGGTCGGTGAGCGCGCGGCCGAGGTGCCGGGGCTGTTCAGCGCGCTGCACCGGTTGTCCGCCCGCACCGGCGCGAGGCTGGCCTGGATCCCGCGCCGCGCCGGCGAGCGGGGTGGGCTGGACACCGGCGCACTGCCGACCCTGCTGCCCGGTGGCCGCTCGGTGATCGACGAGCAGGCCCGCGCCGAGGTCGAGCGGGCTTGGGGCGTGGCGGCCGGCTCGCTGCCCGCGCAGCCGGGCAGGGACACCACCGGCATCCTCTCCGCGGCCGCGGCGGGGGAGCTGTCCGGGCTGCTGATCGGCGGGGTGGACCCGGACGACCTGCCCGATCCCGACCTGGCCCGCGAGGCACTGGCCGGTGGCGCCTTCGTGGTCAGCCTCGAGCTGATGCGCAGCGCGGTCACCGAACGTGCCGACGTGGTGCTGCCGATCGCGCCCGCGGCCGAGAAGCCCGGCAGCTACCTCAACTGGGAGGGGCGTCGCAGGGAGTTCGACGTGACCCTGGAGGGCACCGGCGCGCTACCGGACTGCCGGGTGCTGGACACCCTCGCGGTCGAGATGGACGTGGACCTGTTCACCCAGAGTGCCGAGGCCGCCGCGAGCGACCTCGCCCGGCTGCCCGCCCGCCCGCGGGACAGCGCGGCCCCGGACGTGCCCGGCCTGCCGCAGGCCGCGCCGGGTGCCGGCAAGGCGATGCTGGCGACCTGGCGGCAGCTGCTGGACCACGGCTCGCTACAGGTGGATGAGCCGCATCTGGCGGGTACCGCGCGCCCGGTGGTGGCCAGGCTGTCCGCGAACACCGCCCGTTCGGTCGGCAAGCGGGTGACGGTGTCCACCGAGCGGGGCTCGATCACGCTGCCGGTCGAGGTCGCCGACCTGCCGGACGGGGTGGTCTGGCTTCCGTCCAACTCGGACGGTTCGAGAGTCCGCGTGGCACTGGGCGCCGGGCACGGCGCCGAGGTGTCGATCGCGGCCGGAGGTGCAGAGTGA
- the nuoF gene encoding NADH-quinone oxidoreductase subunit NuoF produces MADPLTPVLTKRWLSPHSWRLDTYERLEGYTAIRKALKGTPEQLVQLIKDAGLRGRGGAGFPAGVKWGFMPKDEQKPHYLVINADEGEPGTCKDIPLMMADPHSLIEGCVIAAYAMRSHHCFIYVRGEVIHCIRRLNNAVREAYEAGYLGKDILGSGYDLDITVHAGAGAYICGEETALLDSLEGRRGQPRLKPPFPAASGLYGAPTTVNNVETIASVPYIVNGGADWFREMGTEKSPGPKIYSISGHVEKPGQYEAPLGTTLRELLELAGGMKDGVPLKFWTPGGSSTPLFTAEHLDVPLDFEGAAEAGSMLGTTALMIFNETVSVPWAVMKWTQFYEHESCGKCTPCREGTFWMAQVLERMVEGKGTEEDIDTLLDVCDNVLGRSFCALGDGAVSPITSGIKYFRDEFLALCESNKAKHELVGAAS; encoded by the coding sequence ATGGCCGACCCGTTGACGCCGGTGCTCACCAAGCGCTGGCTGTCCCCGCACTCCTGGCGGCTGGACACCTACGAGCGGCTGGAGGGCTACACCGCCATCCGCAAGGCACTCAAGGGCACCCCGGAGCAGCTGGTGCAGCTGATCAAGGACGCCGGGCTGCGCGGGCGCGGCGGCGCGGGCTTCCCGGCCGGGGTGAAGTGGGGCTTCATGCCCAAGGACGAGCAGAAGCCGCACTACCTGGTGATCAACGCCGACGAGGGCGAGCCGGGGACCTGCAAGGACATTCCGCTGATGATGGCGGACCCGCACTCGCTGATCGAGGGCTGCGTGATCGCCGCCTACGCGATGCGTTCGCACCACTGCTTCATCTACGTACGCGGCGAGGTCATCCACTGCATCCGCAGGCTGAACAACGCCGTCCGCGAGGCCTACGAGGCCGGCTACCTCGGCAAGGACATCCTCGGCAGCGGGTACGACCTGGACATCACCGTGCACGCCGGGGCGGGCGCCTACATCTGCGGCGAGGAGACCGCACTGCTGGACTCGCTGGAGGGCAGGCGCGGGCAGCCGCGGCTGAAGCCGCCGTTCCCCGCGGCCTCCGGCCTGTACGGGGCGCCGACCACGGTGAACAACGTGGAGACCATCGCCAGCGTGCCGTACATCGTGAACGGCGGCGCCGACTGGTTCCGCGAGATGGGCACCGAGAAGTCGCCCGGCCCGAAGATCTACTCCATCTCCGGGCACGTGGAGAAGCCCGGCCAGTACGAGGCCCCGCTCGGCACCACCCTGCGCGAGCTGCTCGAGCTCGCGGGCGGGATGAAGGACGGCGTCCCACTGAAGTTCTGGACCCCCGGCGGGTCCTCAACCCCGCTGTTCACCGCGGAGCATCTGGACGTGCCGCTGGACTTCGAGGGCGCCGCCGAGGCGGGCTCGATGCTGGGCACCACCGCGCTGATGATCTTCAACGAGACGGTCTCGGTGCCCTGGGCGGTGATGAAGTGGACCCAGTTCTACGAGCACGAGTCCTGCGGCAAGTGCACGCCCTGCCGGGAGGGCACCTTCTGGATGGCGCAGGTGCTGGAGCGGATGGTCGAGGGCAAGGGTACGGAGGAGGACATCGACACCCTGCTCGATGTCTGCGACAACGTGCTCGGCCGTTCGTTCTGCGCGCTCGGCGACGGCGCGGTCAGCCCGATCACCAGCGGCATCAAGTACTTCCGGGACGAGTTCCTCGCCCTGTGCGAGAGCAACAAGGCCAAGCATGAACTGGTGGGAGCAGCATCATGA
- the nuoE gene encoding NADH-quinone oxidoreductase subunit NuoE yields the protein MNSPTSVPEPGPQYSERTHAAAGDDVDVLGISTGKEEFELAESALDTEVFGEDVVAKAKDLISRYPQSRSALLPMLHLVQSVQGYVSQEGVAFCARQLDLSEAEVSAVVTFYTMYKRKPCGQHLVSVCTNTLCAAMGGDAIYRRLTEHLGEDGKPLGHEETVGEPGQPGSLTIEHAECLAACDLAPVVQVNYEFYDRQTEQGAVELVDALRRGEKPAPSRGAPLTDFKSTELQLAGFFPEEEQTFRADVDGPSAAEETLRGAQLAEERGWTAPAMADEVALPALEQKEGR from the coding sequence ATGAACTCGCCGACATCCGTGCCCGAACCGGGGCCGCAGTACAGCGAGCGGACGCACGCCGCGGCCGGTGACGATGTCGACGTGCTCGGCATCTCCACCGGCAAGGAGGAGTTCGAGCTCGCCGAGTCCGCACTGGACACCGAGGTGTTCGGCGAGGACGTCGTGGCCAAGGCGAAGGACCTGATCTCCCGTTACCCGCAGAGCCGGTCGGCGCTGCTGCCGATGCTGCACCTGGTGCAGTCCGTGCAGGGCTACGTCAGTCAGGAGGGTGTCGCCTTCTGCGCCCGGCAGCTCGACCTCTCCGAGGCCGAGGTCAGCGCGGTGGTCACCTTCTACACCATGTACAAGCGCAAGCCCTGCGGCCAGCACCTGGTCAGCGTGTGCACCAACACCCTGTGCGCCGCCATGGGCGGGGACGCGATCTACCGCAGGCTCACCGAGCATCTCGGCGAGGACGGCAAGCCCCTCGGCCACGAGGAGACCGTCGGCGAACCGGGGCAGCCCGGCTCGCTGACCATCGAGCACGCCGAGTGCCTCGCGGCCTGCGACCTGGCCCCGGTCGTGCAGGTCAACTACGAGTTCTACGACAGGCAGACCGAGCAGGGCGCGGTCGAGCTGGTGGACGCGCTGCGGCGCGGGGAGAAGCCCGCACCCAGCCGCGGTGCCCCGCTGACCGACTTCAAGAGCACGGAGCTCCAGCTCGCCGGGTTCTTCCCGGAGGAGGAGCAGACCTTCCGGGCCGATGTGGACGGTCCGTCCGCCGCGGAGGAGACCCTGCGCGGGGCGCAGCTGGCCGAAGAACGCGGCTGGACCGCACCCGCGATGGCGGATGAGGTGGCATTGCCCGCCCTGGAACAGAAGGAGGGGCGCTGA